A genomic region of Anopheles coustani chromosome 3, idAnoCousDA_361_x.2, whole genome shotgun sequence contains the following coding sequences:
- the LOC131259012 gene encoding ras-related and estrogen-regulated growth inhibitor-like, translated as MTNLNKLKVVVIGSSKVGKSAVTVRYLTKRYIGEYSSSRDFLYRHSVTYDNITTEVEIMDTSRCDKRGCLYEHLRWGDAFVVVYSICDKASFEDAADYLQQLTKLKLPSYYTLLLLGNKSDLDHAREISVNDGQELSFRYSCQFYEVSAAENFAGVSLAFHSLIREARSTQLFRALPLRRKLGVNSVSKALGNIFGKNSKGERKKRPSLSI; from the exons CCGTCACGGTGCGTTATCTCACGAAGCGTTACATCGGCGAGTATAGTTCCTCGCGGG ATTTTCTCTACCGACATAGCGTCACCTATGACAACATAACAACCGAGGTGGAAATCATGGACACGTCGCGATGTGAT AAACGCGGCTGCCTGTACGAACACCTGCGCTGGGGCGACGCGTTCGTCGTCGTCTACTCGATCTGTGATAAGGCGAGCTTCGAGGACGCGGCCGACTACCTTCAGCAGTTGACCAAACTGAAGCTTCCCTCCTACTATACGCTGCTCCTACTGGGCAACAAGAGCGATCTCGATCATGCGAG GGAAATTTCGGTGAACGACGGGCAGGAGCTGTCGTTTCGGTATTCATGCCAATTCTACGAGGTGTCGGCGGCGGAAAATTTTGCCGGCGTGTCCCTCGCGTTCCACTCGCTCATCCGGGAAGCGCGCTCGACGCAGCTCTTCCGGGCCCTACCACTGCGGCGGAAGTTGGGTGTGAACAGTGTCTCGAAGGCGCTCGGAAACATTTTCGGCAAAAATAGCAAAGGTGAACGAAAGAAACGACCATCGCTCAGCATTTGA
- the LOC131259007 gene encoding transportin-3 isoform X1 → MEPPTAEAVLQGVFTLYNDPNNVEKEKASKWLEEFQKSIHSWKIADELLQQKHDLNSCTFAAQTMRNKIQNSFHELPVTAHESLRQSLLEHISHITLETKSVIVTQLSLALADLALLMSTWRKPVATLLERFSPNPNMMYALIELLTLIPEEVNSRHLRLGENRRKEFLLELESDSTLVAEYLTVCLMNCKESELLIGKILKCFTSWVQINAFKLPEICDSMIIVYCFQLLSNANTSSDLHEFAVDCLCSLLNLLEMNKTGSDLDEKLFNGILCLEEAYNASVTHEDLEKSMNFCRLFTVLVESNLVRMVAFSEKETPHHTVKSLDLVLNCVGHYDYEVAEITFNMWFRLSEDLYQRNNYMLTAHFKPYVERLIAALYKHSQLDPDHDGLVEEGGSFQDFRDRVSEIIKDVIFIVSSISCFKQMFLVLQNPNVTWESSEAALFIMQNVARNILPEIMELGERDDIPTSRFNQLCEESEVVPKVVEAILNLPENCHIAIRYTSINILGELCDWIDSNPETLQPVLNFLLFALQQKNGLATAAANSLQSICSACKKHMLGHISGLMEIARCLDSFEIQYESAIGLLKGISIIIGRLPGPQLTPAMQELCAFQVEALSRITNGDDDGLNVKKTRSDPGFWLDRLAAIYRHVTPPPPPHQANTSEVNPCAFVIINNWNVLSRALERYKNDSKIMERIVRCIRYAIRCIGKQAMPILEPLVKQIITIYSGHNHSCLLYLGSILVDEFAVEEGCTQGLLNMLQAFIEPTFGVLQMENGLKNHPDMVDDFFRLASRFIQRAPLPFLQSPLVTPIIQCGLLACTLDHRDANVSVMRFFCSLLRHEKASDLQPIVQSILLSHGEALIMNLLYASVFCLHSYMLTDVAEVFVEIKQHSPQQLEEYVKKAVDSLPKKNSGGSVTVTHEQMVKFVTDVVRSKTARATTQALQDFARLYR, encoded by the exons atggaaccaCCGACTGCCGAGGCGGTTCTGCAAGGCGTTTTCACACTGTACAACGATCCAAACAATGTGGAAAAGGAGAAAGCATCGAAGTGGCTCGAAGAATTTCAGAAGTCG ATCCATTCCTGGAAGATTGCTGACGAGCTGTTGCAGCAGAAACATGACCTTAACTCCTGCACATTCGCTGCGCAGACGATGCGAAACAAGATACAGAACAGCTTCCACGAGCTGCCGGTAACCGCTCACGAATCCCTCCGGCAGTCACTACTGGAACACATTAGCCACATAACGCTGGAAACAAAGTCCGTGATCGTAACGCAGCTGTCGCTGGCACTGGCCGATCTAGCGCTATTGATGTCCACCTGGCGTAAACCGGTCGCCACACTTCTCGAGCGTTTCTCGCCCAACCCAAACATGATGTACGCGCTGATCGAGCTCCTCACGCTCATCCCGGAGGAAGTGAACTCGCGGCACCTCCGTCTCGGCGAGAACCGACGGAAAGAGTTTCTGCTCGAGCTGGAATCGGACTCGACGCTCGTTGCCGAATACCTGACCGTGTGCCTAATGAACTGCAAGGAGAGCGAGCTGCTGATCGGCAAGATCCTCAAGTGCTTCACGTCCTGGGTGCAAATAAACGCATTTAAACTGCCAGAAATATGCGACAGCATGATCATAGTGTACTGTTTCCAGTTGCTCAGCAACGCCAACACCAGTTCCGATTTGCACGAGTTTGCCGTGGATTGTCTCTGTTCGCTGCTAAACCTGCTGGAGATGAACAAAACGGGCAGTGACCTGGACGAGAAGCTGTTCAACGGGATCCTATGCCTGGAGGAGGCGTATAATGCGTCCGTGACGCACGAGGACCTGGAAAAGTCGATGAACTTCTGCCGGCTGTTCACGGTGCTGGTCGAGAGTAATCTGGTGCGGATGGTGGCATTCTCGGAGAAGGAAACGCCACACCACACGGTCAAGTCGCTCGACCTGGTGCTGAACTGCGTCGGGCACTACGACTACGAGGTGGCCGAAATTACCTTCAACATGTGGTTCCGGCTGAGCGAAGATCTGTACCAGCGCAACAATTACATGCTTACGGCGCACTTCAAGCCGTACGTGGAACGACTGATAGCGGCCCTGTACAAGCATTCGCAGCTCGATCCGGACCACGATGGGCTGGTGGAGGAAGGTGGATCGTTCCAG GATTTCCGTGACAGAGTTTCGGAAATTATCAAAGACGTCATATTTATTGTCAGCTCGATCAGCTGTTTTAAGCAAATGTTTTTAGTCCTTCAGAATCCCAACGTGACGTGGGAATCGAGCGAGGCAGCGTTGTTTATTATGCAGAACGTAGCCCGAAATATCCTGCC AGAGATTATGGAATTGGGAGAGCGTGATGATATACCAACGTCGAGGTTCAACCAGCTTTG TGAGGAGAGTGAGGTGGTACCGAAGGTGGTCGAAGCGATCCTCAACCTGCCGGAGAACTGCCACATCGCGATACGTTACACTTCGATCAACATCCTCGGCGAGCTGTGCGATTGGATCGACTCGAACCCGGAAACGTTGCAACCGGTGCTGAACTTCCTGCTATTTGCGCTCCAGCAGAAGAACGGCCTCGCGACGGCCGCCGCCAACTCGCTGCAATCGATCTGTTCCGCCTGCAAGAAGCACATGCTCGGTCACATCAGTGGCCTGATGGAGATAGCGCGCTGCCTCGACAGTTTCGAAATTCAGTACGAATCGGCGATCGGCCTACTGAAGGGCATCTCGATCATCATCGGCCGATTACCCGGTCCCCAGCTAACGCCGGCCATGCAGGAGCTGTGCGCGTTCCAGGTGGAGGCACTCAGTCGGATAACgaacggcgatgatgatgggcTGAACGTCAAGAAAACCCGCTCCGATCCGGGCTTCTGGCTCGACCGGTTAGCGGCGATCTACCGGCACGTCACGCCACCCCCACCCCCGCACCAGGCGAACACGTCCGAGGTTAATCCCTGCGCGTTTGTGATCATCAATAACTGGAACGTGTTGTCGCGGGCCCTCGAGCGGTACAAGAATGACTCGAAAATCATGGAGCGCATCGTGCGCTGCATCCGGTACGCCATACGGTGTATCGGCAAGCAGGCAATGCCAATCCTCGAGCCGCTGGTCAAGCAGATCATTACAATCTACTCCGGGCATAATCACAGCTGCCTGCTGTACCTCGGCAGCATTCTGGTGGATGAGTTCGCCGTCGAGGAAGGTTGCACGCAGGGGCTTCTCAACATGCTCCAGGCGTTCATCGAACCGACCTTCGGCGTGCTACAGATGGAGAACGGTCTCAAGAACCACCCGGACATGGTGGATGACTTCTTCCGCCTTGCGTCCCGCTTCATTCAACGTGCACCCCTACCGTTCCTCCAGTCTCCGCTCGTCACTCCCATCATCCAGTGCGGCCTGCTGGCCTGTACGCTCGACCACCGGGACGCGAACGTTTCTGTGATGCGCTTCTTCTGCTCGCTGCTGCGCCACGAGAAGGCGAGCGATTTGCAGCCCATCGTGCAGTCGATACTGCTGTCGCACGGCGAGGCACTCATCATGAACCTGCTGTACGCGTCCGTGTTCTGCCTCCACTCGTACATGCTGACCGACGTGGCCGAGGTGTTCGTCGAGATCAAGCAGCACAGCCCGCAGCAGCTCGAGGAGTACGTGAAGAAGGCGGTCGATTCGCTGCCGAAGAAGAACAGCGGCGGCTCGGTGACGGTGACACACGAGCAGATGGTCAAGTTTGTGACCGATGTCGTCCG CTCCAAAACCGCGCGTGCCACTACGCAAGCACTGCAAGACTTTGCCCGACTCTACCGATAA
- the LOC131259007 gene encoding transportin-3 isoform X2, translated as MEPPTAEAVLQGVFTLYNDPNNVEKEKASKWLEEFQKSIHSWKIADELLQQKHDLNSCTFAAQTMRNKIQNSFHELPVTAHESLRQSLLEHISHITLETKSVIVTQLSLALADLALLMSTWRKPVATLLERFSPNPNMMYALIELLTLIPEEVNSRHLRLGENRRKEFLLELESDSTLVAEYLTVCLMNCKESELLIGKILKCFTSWVQINAFKLPEICDSMIIVYCFQLLSNANTSSDLHEFAVDCLCSLLNLLEMNKTGSDLDEKLFNGILCLEEAYNASVTHEDLEKSMNFCRLFTVLVESNLVRMVAFSEKETPHHTVKSLDLVLNCVGHYDYEVAEITFNMWFRLSEDLYQRNNYMLTAHFKPYVERLIAALYKHSQLDPDHDGLVEEGGSFQDFRDRVSEIIKDVIFIVSSISCFKQMFLVLQNPNVTWESSEAALFIMQNVARNILPEESEVVPKVVEAILNLPENCHIAIRYTSINILGELCDWIDSNPETLQPVLNFLLFALQQKNGLATAAANSLQSICSACKKHMLGHISGLMEIARCLDSFEIQYESAIGLLKGISIIIGRLPGPQLTPAMQELCAFQVEALSRITNGDDDGLNVKKTRSDPGFWLDRLAAIYRHVTPPPPPHQANTSEVNPCAFVIINNWNVLSRALERYKNDSKIMERIVRCIRYAIRCIGKQAMPILEPLVKQIITIYSGHNHSCLLYLGSILVDEFAVEEGCTQGLLNMLQAFIEPTFGVLQMENGLKNHPDMVDDFFRLASRFIQRAPLPFLQSPLVTPIIQCGLLACTLDHRDANVSVMRFFCSLLRHEKASDLQPIVQSILLSHGEALIMNLLYASVFCLHSYMLTDVAEVFVEIKQHSPQQLEEYVKKAVDSLPKKNSGGSVTVTHEQMVKFVTDVVRSKTARATTQALQDFARLYR; from the exons atggaaccaCCGACTGCCGAGGCGGTTCTGCAAGGCGTTTTCACACTGTACAACGATCCAAACAATGTGGAAAAGGAGAAAGCATCGAAGTGGCTCGAAGAATTTCAGAAGTCG ATCCATTCCTGGAAGATTGCTGACGAGCTGTTGCAGCAGAAACATGACCTTAACTCCTGCACATTCGCTGCGCAGACGATGCGAAACAAGATACAGAACAGCTTCCACGAGCTGCCGGTAACCGCTCACGAATCCCTCCGGCAGTCACTACTGGAACACATTAGCCACATAACGCTGGAAACAAAGTCCGTGATCGTAACGCAGCTGTCGCTGGCACTGGCCGATCTAGCGCTATTGATGTCCACCTGGCGTAAACCGGTCGCCACACTTCTCGAGCGTTTCTCGCCCAACCCAAACATGATGTACGCGCTGATCGAGCTCCTCACGCTCATCCCGGAGGAAGTGAACTCGCGGCACCTCCGTCTCGGCGAGAACCGACGGAAAGAGTTTCTGCTCGAGCTGGAATCGGACTCGACGCTCGTTGCCGAATACCTGACCGTGTGCCTAATGAACTGCAAGGAGAGCGAGCTGCTGATCGGCAAGATCCTCAAGTGCTTCACGTCCTGGGTGCAAATAAACGCATTTAAACTGCCAGAAATATGCGACAGCATGATCATAGTGTACTGTTTCCAGTTGCTCAGCAACGCCAACACCAGTTCCGATTTGCACGAGTTTGCCGTGGATTGTCTCTGTTCGCTGCTAAACCTGCTGGAGATGAACAAAACGGGCAGTGACCTGGACGAGAAGCTGTTCAACGGGATCCTATGCCTGGAGGAGGCGTATAATGCGTCCGTGACGCACGAGGACCTGGAAAAGTCGATGAACTTCTGCCGGCTGTTCACGGTGCTGGTCGAGAGTAATCTGGTGCGGATGGTGGCATTCTCGGAGAAGGAAACGCCACACCACACGGTCAAGTCGCTCGACCTGGTGCTGAACTGCGTCGGGCACTACGACTACGAGGTGGCCGAAATTACCTTCAACATGTGGTTCCGGCTGAGCGAAGATCTGTACCAGCGCAACAATTACATGCTTACGGCGCACTTCAAGCCGTACGTGGAACGACTGATAGCGGCCCTGTACAAGCATTCGCAGCTCGATCCGGACCACGATGGGCTGGTGGAGGAAGGTGGATCGTTCCAG GATTTCCGTGACAGAGTTTCGGAAATTATCAAAGACGTCATATTTATTGTCAGCTCGATCAGCTGTTTTAAGCAAATGTTTTTAGTCCTTCAGAATCCCAACGTGACGTGGGAATCGAGCGAGGCAGCGTTGTTTATTATGCAGAACGTAGCCCGAAATATCCTGCC TGAGGAGAGTGAGGTGGTACCGAAGGTGGTCGAAGCGATCCTCAACCTGCCGGAGAACTGCCACATCGCGATACGTTACACTTCGATCAACATCCTCGGCGAGCTGTGCGATTGGATCGACTCGAACCCGGAAACGTTGCAACCGGTGCTGAACTTCCTGCTATTTGCGCTCCAGCAGAAGAACGGCCTCGCGACGGCCGCCGCCAACTCGCTGCAATCGATCTGTTCCGCCTGCAAGAAGCACATGCTCGGTCACATCAGTGGCCTGATGGAGATAGCGCGCTGCCTCGACAGTTTCGAAATTCAGTACGAATCGGCGATCGGCCTACTGAAGGGCATCTCGATCATCATCGGCCGATTACCCGGTCCCCAGCTAACGCCGGCCATGCAGGAGCTGTGCGCGTTCCAGGTGGAGGCACTCAGTCGGATAACgaacggcgatgatgatgggcTGAACGTCAAGAAAACCCGCTCCGATCCGGGCTTCTGGCTCGACCGGTTAGCGGCGATCTACCGGCACGTCACGCCACCCCCACCCCCGCACCAGGCGAACACGTCCGAGGTTAATCCCTGCGCGTTTGTGATCATCAATAACTGGAACGTGTTGTCGCGGGCCCTCGAGCGGTACAAGAATGACTCGAAAATCATGGAGCGCATCGTGCGCTGCATCCGGTACGCCATACGGTGTATCGGCAAGCAGGCAATGCCAATCCTCGAGCCGCTGGTCAAGCAGATCATTACAATCTACTCCGGGCATAATCACAGCTGCCTGCTGTACCTCGGCAGCATTCTGGTGGATGAGTTCGCCGTCGAGGAAGGTTGCACGCAGGGGCTTCTCAACATGCTCCAGGCGTTCATCGAACCGACCTTCGGCGTGCTACAGATGGAGAACGGTCTCAAGAACCACCCGGACATGGTGGATGACTTCTTCCGCCTTGCGTCCCGCTTCATTCAACGTGCACCCCTACCGTTCCTCCAGTCTCCGCTCGTCACTCCCATCATCCAGTGCGGCCTGCTGGCCTGTACGCTCGACCACCGGGACGCGAACGTTTCTGTGATGCGCTTCTTCTGCTCGCTGCTGCGCCACGAGAAGGCGAGCGATTTGCAGCCCATCGTGCAGTCGATACTGCTGTCGCACGGCGAGGCACTCATCATGAACCTGCTGTACGCGTCCGTGTTCTGCCTCCACTCGTACATGCTGACCGACGTGGCCGAGGTGTTCGTCGAGATCAAGCAGCACAGCCCGCAGCAGCTCGAGGAGTACGTGAAGAAGGCGGTCGATTCGCTGCCGAAGAAGAACAGCGGCGGCTCGGTGACGGTGACACACGAGCAGATGGTCAAGTTTGTGACCGATGTCGTCCG CTCCAAAACCGCGCGTGCCACTACGCAAGCACTGCAAGACTTTGCCCGACTCTACCGATAA
- the LOC131259009 gene encoding transcription termination factor 5, mitochondrial: MFGLRVFFRTMCKESTKENMSVLEAIRFFAPRLEADHLKVQRWLTKNPALLQLDKTELDKKLTYLKYVYISPEEIFEHPNILCNHLVTLENRTTILRECGLVESLNLTALVNYIRLIRKNIDLLKRHRLIPQDLNMYEQFQRQFECTVEPKVRWDEQTLLQDLRIAFFNAFLAKRLDMTETELAKLWKSYSKIKHKSFGHTQRVVDILQYEYKFSREKLIANLYLLHSDPENLLRLPAEVPAIGGLTMREVAMKHPKVLMVNYESVVKVMAILKELNIPEGELLKCMTVLTLSPLTVADRLERLKNVKEFEVLTKHPRVLKLIQYQTKATIRLEYLQQLKVRCASLDVLSSHSQNFERYVREGCDRTKGRDTAHFLKYIFGDRADAALQKIRRHPNWFHVPIAQMQDTFEALLKLKYSREDILDNVHILLYPLNRIEEKLSALIDDRKVQDELGVEIYRASKMQLLALALYLIELEFHFTGDGVWPEQQIQQSDSGSSITIELPNSLSTEYKFGKKPAIAPGSS, translated from the exons atgtTCGGTTTACGAGTGTTTTTCCGCACGATGTGCAAAGAATCCACAAAGGAAAATATGTCCGTTCTAGAGGCGATTCGTTTCTTCGCTCCACGTTTGG AGGCTGACCACTTGAAGGTACAACGATGGCTTACGAAAAATCCTGCCCTAttacagctggacaaaacggaGCTAGACAAAAAGTTGACCTATCTAAAGTACGTTTATATATCTCCCGAGGAGATCTTCGAACATCCAAACATTCTGTGCAACCATCTTGTGACGCTCGAGAATCGAACCACGATCTTGCGGGAGTGCGGACTGGTTGAGTCGCTGAATTTGACCGCCCTCGTGAACTACATCCGATTGATACGGAAAAACATCGACTTGCTGAAGCGCCACCGACTGATACCGCAAGATTTGAACATGTACGAACAGTTTCAGCGGCAGTTTGAGTGTACGGTCGAGCCGAAGGTTCGCTGGGACGAACAGACGCTGCTGCAAGATCTGCGCATTGCATTCTTCAACGCGTTCCTTGCCAAACGGCTCGACATGACCGAGACGGAGCTGGCGAAGCTATGGAAATCGTACtcaaaaattaaacacaaaagCTTTGGCCACACGCAGCGCGTTGTTGACATCCTGCAGTACGAGTACAAGTTTAGCCGGGAAAAGTTGATCGCCAATCTGTATCTGCTGCATTCGGATCCGGAAAATTTGCTCCGCCTACCGGCGGAAGTTCCCGCGATCGGGGGCTTAACGATGCGAGAGGTGGCCATGAAGCACCCAAAGGTACTGATGGTCAACTATGAGTCTGTGGTGAAGGTGATGGCGATATTGAAAGAGTTAAACATACCCGAAGGTGAGCTGCTCAAGTGTATGACCGTGCTGACACTTTCACCGCTGACCGTCGCGGATCGGCTAGAGCGGTTGAAGAATGTTAAAGAATTCGAGGTGCTCACGAAACATCCGCGAGTGTTGAAGTTAATACAGTATCAAACGAAAGCCACCATAAGGCTGGAGTATCTGCAGCAGCTGAAAGTACGCTGTGCCTCCTTAGACGTGCTTTCGAGTCACTCGCAGAACTTTGAAAG GTACGTACGCGAAGGGTGTGATCGAACGAAGGGCAGGGATACAGCTCACTTTCTCAAATACATTTTCGGTGATCGTGCCGATGCGGCACTCCAGAAGATCCGTCGCCATCCGAACTGGTTCCATGTGCCGATCGCACAGATGCAGGACACGTTCGAGGCGCTGCTGAAACTAAAGTACAGCCGGGAGGATATTTTGGATAACGTTCACATTTTACTGTACCCACT AAATCGTATCGAGGAGAAACTTTCCGCCCTGATCGACGACCGGAAGGTGCAGGACGAGCTGGGGGTAGAGATTTATAGGGCGAGCAAAATGCAACTGCTTGCGCTCGCGCTCTATTTGATTGAGCTCGAATTTCACTTCACCGGCGACGGCGTATGGCCGGAGCAGCAGATCCAGCAGAGCGATTCCGGCTCATCCATTACCATAGAGCTGCCAAATAGTTTAAGCACGGAGTACAAGTTTGGTAAAAAACCTGCCATTGCCCCGGGTAGTTCATGA